The proteins below come from a single Roseiflexus sp. RS-1 genomic window:
- a CDS encoding ABC transporter ATP-binding protein gives MAMTLIPKTTAGVGKTILSVRNLRKLFKTPEGNDLLVLDNINLDLAEGEIVALLGRSGSGKSTLLRCLIGLISPSSGEVRYRNRPVTGPMPGMAMVFQSFALFPWLTVLENVELGLETMGVPEGERRRRALAAIDLIGLDGFESAYPKELSGGMRQRVGFARALVTNPDVLLMDEPFSALDVLTAENLRTELLDLWEARRIPTQAILMVTHNIEEAVLMADRVLILSSNPGRIISNEPIDLPRPRDRNDPAFLARVETIYRAMTTPAAAFVGAVDVESDRTSLGMRLPEAEVAQIIGLIEQVEAGSEQGRGDLPELAAGMQLDADDLFPLIDAAELLGFAQTREGDINLLPEGVKLARSDIQERKVIFAEHLMNRVPLVAHIRRVLSTRPDHRAPRERFLTELEDFMGAEEAASTLDTAIEWGRYAELFEYDAREGRLRLPENGG, from the coding sequence ATGGCGATGACCCTGATACCGAAGACGACAGCTGGCGTCGGGAAAACGATCCTGAGCGTCCGCAATCTGCGTAAACTCTTCAAAACGCCCGAAGGCAACGATCTGCTGGTGCTCGACAACATCAATCTGGACCTGGCGGAAGGTGAAATTGTCGCTCTGCTGGGACGCTCCGGATCTGGTAAATCAACACTGCTCCGTTGTCTCATCGGGCTGATTTCGCCGTCGAGCGGGGAGGTGCGCTACCGCAATCGACCGGTGACCGGTCCGATGCCCGGGATGGCGATGGTGTTCCAGTCCTTTGCGCTCTTCCCGTGGCTGACGGTGCTGGAGAACGTTGAATTGGGACTGGAAACGATGGGAGTGCCAGAGGGGGAGCGCCGTCGGCGGGCGCTGGCCGCAATCGACCTGATCGGTCTCGATGGGTTTGAAAGCGCCTACCCGAAAGAACTGTCGGGCGGCATGCGCCAGCGGGTCGGCTTCGCCCGCGCGCTGGTGACGAACCCCGACGTCTTGCTGATGGACGAGCCGTTCTCAGCACTCGACGTGCTGACGGCGGAAAATCTGCGCACCGAGCTGCTTGATCTCTGGGAAGCGCGGCGCATTCCGACGCAGGCAATTCTGATGGTGACGCATAACATTGAAGAAGCGGTTCTGATGGCTGACCGGGTGCTCATTCTCAGTTCCAACCCCGGACGGATCATCAGCAACGAACCGATCGATCTGCCTCGACCGCGTGATCGCAACGATCCCGCATTTCTCGCCAGGGTCGAGACGATCTATCGGGCAATGACGACGCCAGCAGCGGCATTTGTCGGCGCTGTCGATGTTGAGAGCGATCGCACCAGCCTGGGGATGCGTCTGCCGGAAGCGGAAGTAGCGCAGATCATCGGGCTGATCGAGCAGGTGGAAGCAGGGTCGGAACAGGGGCGCGGCGATCTTCCGGAACTGGCTGCTGGCATGCAACTCGATGCAGACGACCTGTTTCCGCTGATCGATGCAGCCGAGTTGCTGGGTTTTGCGCAGACCCGCGAGGGGGATATCAACCTGTTGCCGGAAGGGGTGAAACTGGCCCGGAGCGACATTCAGGAACGCAAAGTGATCTTTGCCGAACATCTGATGAATCGCGTTCCGCTGGTGGCGCACATCCGGCGCGTCCTCTCCACGCGCCCCGATCACCGCGCGCCGCGTGAGCGATTTCTCACGGAGCTGGAAGATTTTATGGGCGCCGAAGAGGCTGCCAGCACGCTCGATACAGCGATTGAATGGGGGCGCTATGCCGAACTGTTCGAGTATGATGCGCGTGAGGGGCGTCTGCGCCTGCCAGAGAACGGCGGTTGA
- a CDS encoding NUDIX hydrolase has product MTTSYVQTCQTRPFAVATQFAACGVVYRWTTNAFVEFLLIKKRGDWTLPKGQLLEGEPADVAALREVAEETGLRGVLHGELLRTLYPVVKGGQVIHKQLIYFLVRVVDGTERPQFNERITMLRWCTLIAALRLLRQSHHRVAVLAAAERLASDAMEAGHPGNLYRP; this is encoded by the coding sequence ATGACAACCTCATATGTTCAAACCTGTCAAACGCGCCCGTTCGCTGTGGCGACGCAGTTTGCCGCGTGCGGCGTCGTGTATCGCTGGACAACCAATGCGTTCGTTGAGTTCTTACTGATCAAGAAACGCGGTGACTGGACCCTGCCGAAGGGACAACTCCTGGAAGGCGAACCGGCCGACGTAGCGGCGCTGCGCGAGGTGGCCGAAGAGACGGGATTGCGCGGCGTTTTGCACGGCGAACTGCTGCGGACGCTCTATCCCGTTGTCAAGGGCGGGCAGGTCATCCACAAGCAACTCATATACTTTCTGGTCCGCGTCGTAGATGGAACGGAGCGCCCTCAATTCAACGAGCGTATCACGATGCTGCGCTGGTGCACGCTGATCGCCGCACTCCGCCTGCTCCGTCAGTCCCACCATCGGGTGGCGGTGCTCGCCGCAGCGGAGCGTCTGGCAAGCGATGCGATGGAAGCTGGACATCCGGGCAACCTCTATCGACCCTGA
- a CDS encoding MgtC/SapB family protein translates to MNIGLDVMRLIGPIDPVTMGRLLLTMVLCGLIGIERSGHERASGFRPHILVGLGACLVTMAGAYGFAELTGERDALRVASYVVSGIGFMGAGAILRHGTTVRGLTTAATLWGCAGIGVTVATGLGWLAIFGTLLFLFTLTILEWVEARLNFGGPVSRLRIHLYDDNRAVGKALDALARLGAPVKRATVLPGAGTSALLDVELTRALTADQAPLLAKQLLTLKKYVAQVDTTVAPLDEPADDEEPAEAQDEKVVPLNLSDDDLLRDLNDQDEKEKTPAPRA, encoded by the coding sequence ATGAACATTGGTCTGGATGTGATGCGACTGATAGGACCTATCGACCCTGTGACGATGGGACGGTTGTTACTGACGATGGTGTTGTGCGGATTGATCGGGATCGAACGTTCTGGGCACGAGCGCGCGAGTGGCTTTCGTCCCCATATTCTGGTCGGATTAGGAGCATGCCTGGTAACCATGGCAGGCGCTTACGGCTTTGCCGAGTTGACAGGAGAGCGTGATGCGTTGCGTGTGGCAAGTTATGTGGTGTCGGGGATAGGGTTCATGGGCGCTGGCGCAATCCTGCGTCATGGCACAACGGTGCGCGGTTTGACGACGGCAGCGACCCTGTGGGGGTGCGCCGGAATAGGAGTCACAGTGGCGACCGGTCTGGGATGGTTAGCTATCTTCGGCACCCTGTTGTTTCTCTTTACATTGACGATCCTTGAGTGGGTCGAGGCGCGCCTGAATTTTGGCGGACCGGTAAGTCGCCTGCGCATCCATCTATACGACGACAACCGCGCTGTCGGCAAGGCGCTCGATGCGCTCGCACGTCTCGGCGCGCCGGTCAAACGCGCCACCGTCCTGCCCGGCGCCGGAACCTCGGCGCTGCTCGATGTCGAACTCACACGGGCGCTCACTGCGGATCAGGCGCCGCTCCTGGCAAAGCAGTTGCTGACGCTCAAAAAGTACGTCGCGCAGGTCGATACAACCGTCGCACCGCTGGATGAACCCGCAGATGACGAGGAGCCGGCGGAAGCGCAGGATGAGAAGGTTGTGCCACTCAACCTGAGCGACGACGATCTTCTGCGTGATCTCAACGATCAGGACGAGAAGGAGAAAACTCCGGCGCCACGCGCCTGA
- a CDS encoding PP2C family protein-serine/threonine phosphatase, with the protein MIHIDIAVAKVPRYGASESGDTLEVIERPGGGLSVVLVDGQGSGRGAKTLSNLIATRAITQLKDGARDGVVARAVHDYLYTYRMGQASATLNILSIDFASGSLRVSRNNPAPFFVLDASGEVQMHNEPSTPIGLHPLTKPVISEIPLRSGVQIVMFTDGLLKVGERYGVDMELGNYLAGWCTYADQPATALAEALLNRALELDRNEPTDDISIVVAAVVERASANRARRMTVSVPVERSVERHEEALSDTDD; encoded by the coding sequence ATGATCCACATCGACATCGCCGTTGCCAAAGTGCCGCGTTACGGCGCCTCTGAGAGCGGCGACACGCTCGAAGTCATCGAACGACCCGGAGGCGGTTTATCGGTCGTGCTGGTAGACGGGCAGGGGAGCGGGCGTGGCGCCAAGACGTTGAGCAACCTGATCGCCACCCGCGCCATTACCCAACTCAAAGATGGAGCACGGGACGGGGTCGTGGCGCGCGCTGTCCACGACTATCTGTACACCTACCGCATGGGGCAGGCGTCTGCGACGCTCAATATTCTCTCGATCGATTTTGCCAGCGGCAGTCTGCGCGTCTCGCGCAACAATCCGGCGCCCTTCTTCGTTCTGGATGCTTCGGGCGAGGTGCAGATGCACAATGAGCCATCGACTCCGATAGGGTTGCATCCGCTGACGAAGCCGGTGATCAGCGAAATACCGCTGCGCTCCGGGGTGCAGATTGTTATGTTCACCGACGGGTTGCTGAAGGTTGGCGAGCGCTACGGTGTTGATATGGAACTCGGCAACTACCTTGCCGGATGGTGCACATACGCAGATCAACCGGCTACGGCGCTGGCAGAGGCGCTCCTCAATCGTGCGCTCGAACTCGATCGGAACGAACCGACCGACGACATCAGCATCGTTGTTGCGGCAGTTGTCGAGCGCGCGAGCGCCAACCGCGCGCGGCGTATGACGGTCAGCGTCCCTGTTGAGCGCAGCGTTGAGCGTCACGAGGAAGCGTTAAGCGATACCGACGATTGA
- a CDS encoding ABC transporter substrate-binding protein produces the protein MATINRRQFLRGVAAGAGALTLAACGGGTTTEPTAAPAQPTAAPPTAMPQGAMGSTVEITYWGSFSGVLGEAEQATVEAFNSMQQDVKVNYQFQGNYEETAQKLTAAVQARQTPDVSLLSDVWWFSFYINGQLQPLDDLMAAEGVKREAYVDVLLNEGIRKNTVYWIPFARSTPLFYYNKDAWAEAGLEDRAPKTWDEFMEWAPKLNKEGRAAFAHPGAASYIAWLFQGVIWQFGGRYSDPDFTIRIHEEGGIKAGNFYRDTTQTYKWATTPKDVTQDFVTGQSASAMLSTAALAGVEKNAQFPVGTGFLPEGPAGFGCCTGGAGMAILAGLPAEKQQAAMKWIAFATGEEWTINWAQRTGYMPVRKAAVQSESMQKYFTERPNFRTAVEQLPKTRPQDSARVYVRGGDQIIGKGLERITVAGEDPAKVWMDVKKELEEAAAPTVELLKTVEG, from the coding sequence ATGGCAACGATCAACCGACGACAATTCCTGCGCGGTGTGGCGGCTGGCGCCGGTGCGCTGACGCTGGCAGCCTGCGGCGGCGGCACGACGACCGAACCCACAGCGGCGCCAGCGCAACCCACAGCGGCGCCACCCACTGCAATGCCCCAGGGCGCAATGGGTTCAACGGTCGAAATCACCTACTGGGGGTCATTCAGCGGCGTACTCGGTGAGGCGGAGCAGGCGACTGTCGAAGCCTTCAACAGCATGCAGCAGGATGTCAAAGTCAACTACCAGTTCCAGGGCAACTACGAAGAGACGGCGCAGAAGTTGACCGCTGCGGTTCAGGCGCGCCAGACGCCGGACGTCAGCCTGCTCTCGGATGTCTGGTGGTTCTCGTTCTATATCAACGGTCAGTTGCAGCCGCTCGACGATCTGATGGCAGCCGAAGGCGTCAAGCGCGAAGCCTACGTGGATGTGCTGCTCAACGAAGGCATCCGCAAGAATACCGTCTACTGGATCCCGTTCGCACGCTCGACGCCGCTGTTCTACTACAACAAGGATGCCTGGGCGGAGGCAGGGCTTGAGGATCGTGCGCCGAAGACCTGGGACGAATTCATGGAGTGGGCGCCGAAACTCAACAAAGAGGGACGCGCCGCATTTGCCCACCCCGGCGCTGCAAGTTACATCGCCTGGCTCTTCCAGGGTGTGATCTGGCAGTTTGGCGGACGCTACAGCGACCCCGACTTCACCATCCGCATCCACGAAGAGGGCGGCATCAAAGCTGGCAACTTCTACCGTGACACGACCCAGACCTACAAGTGGGCAACCACGCCGAAGGACGTGACCCAGGACTTCGTCACCGGTCAGTCAGCCAGCGCGATGTTGAGCACTGCTGCGCTGGCAGGCGTCGAGAAGAATGCGCAGTTCCCGGTCGGCACCGGCTTTCTGCCGGAAGGACCGGCTGGCTTCGGGTGCTGCACCGGCGGCGCGGGTATGGCCATCCTGGCGGGCCTGCCTGCTGAGAAGCAGCAGGCGGCGATGAAGTGGATCGCCTTTGCCACCGGTGAGGAGTGGACAATTAACTGGGCGCAGCGCACAGGATATATGCCGGTGCGCAAGGCAGCGGTGCAGTCGGAGAGTATGCAGAAATATTTTACCGAGCGCCCCAACTTCCGCACGGCGGTCGAACAGTTGCCGAAGACCCGTCCGCAGGACTCGGCGCGCGTCTATGTACGCGGCGGCGATCAGATCATCGGCAAGGGGTTGGAGCGCATTACGGTTGCGGGCGAAGACCCGGCGAAGGTCTGGATGGACGTCAAGAAAGAACTCGAAGAGGCTGCCGCGCCAACCGTCGAACTGTTGAAGACGGTTGAGGGTTAG